One stretch of Sander vitreus isolate 19-12246 chromosome 16, sanVit1, whole genome shotgun sequence DNA includes these proteins:
- the tnfrsfa gene encoding tumor necrosis factor receptor superfamily, member a, whose protein sequence is MNFGPSVGKLSVFAAALLIGLVCHAAEPPASQWSSDEHTNKNLTLRRHRTCVENEQYLHQGLCCLNCQAGSFVLKGCERDQEQGTCLGCEHGQTYTEHSNGMNRCLPCTHCRSDEINTAICTTTTDTRCQCRPGTFCVPDQACEVCKRCAKCKSGEEEVKKCTPFSNTVCRKRDPSPTKTSPALPLPTPTSSADIVTPICISLAITFIIIIIGAAVWWFVIKQRSWEIPCSKSHCDSSEIVKIPIDESGGTAEERQNNQNAGLEGEESRPESRPLLQETQSVMTKASPPLEDEDRGLGDSLPNTTSSSQTSLSALPTAASSGNTPHQSPTVIRPPPADMDDPLLHRLVPLQGSERSLKKSFDLFDEYLDVRIHNKFFRMIGVSDNHIRIAENGAPVDKVYELLKNWMQRQGLKADINDLLEALLSMDQRRSAESIASAALQRGYYKHADTP, encoded by the exons ATGAACTTCGGTCCGTCGGTCGGGAAACTTTCT GTGTTTGCGGCAGCGCTCCTCATCGGGCTGGTTTGTCACGCAGCAGAACCTCCAGCATCTCAGTGGTCCAGCgatgaacacacaaacaaaaacctcaCTCTTCGACGACACAGGACATGTGTTGAGAATGAGCAGTACCTCCACCAGGGACTCTGCTGCCTCAATTGCCAAGCTG gatCCTTTGTGCTGAAGGGATGTGAAAGAGACCAAGAACAAGGGACATGTCTTGGCTGTGAGCATGGACAGACCTACACAGAGCACTCCAACGGGATGAACCGCTGTTTGCCCTGTACACACTGCCGCTCAG ATGAGATTAATACTGCAATCTGCACCACGACTACAGACACCAGGTGCCAGTGCAGACCAGGGACCTTCTGTGTCCCAGATCAGGCCTGCGAAGTCTGCAAACGTTGTGCCAA GTGTAAAtcgggagaggaggaggtgaagaagTGCACCCCGTTCTCTAACACGGTGTGTCGGAAACGGGATCCGTCCCCAACCAAAACCTCCCCAGCCCTTCCTTTACCGACCCCTACGTCTTCTGCAGACATTG TTACTCCTATATGCATTTCCCTGGCCATcaccttcatcatcatcatcattggcGCGGCTGTGTGGTGGTTCGTAATCAAGCAGCGTTCATGGGAAATACCAT GTTCAAAGAGCCACTGTGATTCCAGTGAAATTGTGAAGATTCCTATT GATGAGAGTGGAGGTACAGcggaggagagacagaacaaTCAGAACGCAGGTCTGGAGGGGGAAGAGTCTCGCCCAGAGTCCCGGCCCCTGCTGCAGGAGACCCAGTCTGTCATGACCAAGGCCTCCCCTCCCCTCGAAGATGAGGACCGAGGACTAGGAGACAGTTTGCCCAACACCACTAGTTCGTCTCAAACTAGCCTGTCGGCCCTGCCCACTGCAGCTTCCTCTGGTAACACCCCACACCAGAGCCCCACTGTCATCAGACCACCGCCTGCAGACATG GATGATCCTTTGCTACATCGATTGGTGCCACTACAAG gGTCAGAAAGATCCCTAAAGAAGAGCTTTGATTTGTTCGACGAGTACCTGGATGTGCGGATCCATAACAAGTTTTTCAGAATGATTGGAGTCAGTGACAACCACATTCGGATTGCGGAGAATGGAGCCCCCGTTGACAAAGTGTATGAACTGCTGAAGAACTGGATGCAGAGGCAGGGCCTAAAAGCCGACATCAACGACCTGTTAGAGGCTTTGCTAAGTATGGACCAGCGACGCTCGGCTGAGAGCATCGCCTCCGCAGCCCTGCAGAGAGGCTACTACAAGCACGCAGACACTCCCTGA